GATGAGCCGGAGGTTAGGGGTGGTCCAAAGTGCCGAATCCAAAATCGAAAATCTAAAATCTAAAATCGAGGGCTCTCCCAAGCTTCAGGCCGGTATTTTCCAGCACGCAAAGGCCTTGGAACAGGTCCATCTATGCTTCGGCGTCGGCGCGATCCACCAGTCGCATCCGAAGCGCTACGCCGCCTATGTCCTCAACACCATTCTCGGCGGCGGCATGAGCTCCCGTTTGTTCCAGGAGATCCGCGAGAAGCGCGGCAAAGCATACTCGGTTTACTCCTTTCTTTCCTCATATCGGGACGTCGGGTATCTGGGGATTTACGCCGGCACGAGCCTCGACTGGACGGAAGAAGTCGTCGAGCTGATTCTCAGCGAGATGAAGCGGATGGGCGCGGGCAATATCCGCAACGAAGAAATCGAGCGGACGAAAAGCCAATTGGTCGGCAACATGATCCTGGGACTCGAGAGCTCAGACTCCTGGATGAGCCATATCGCCAAGGACGAGATCTATTTCGGCAAAGCCAACTCTTTGGAGGACATCATCCAGGGAGTTCGCTCCGTGTCGCGCGAGGAGGTCGTCGGGCTCGCCGCATCTATTTTACGGCCCGAGGCTATGGCGCTCACGCTCCTGGGCGACATCGATAAGAAAAAACTGGACCTGAGCAGCGCATTCCATTAGGATAATAGCGGGAGATGGACATCATCTCTCGCTTTCCGATTTCATTTTCTTTCATATGGAGGAGGTCCGGATTCAAATCAAGCGTGTGCGCACGCGGGAGGAAGAGTTTTCCCTTCCGGCCTATATGACCGAAGGCTCGGTAGGAATGGACCTCGGGGCGGACCTGGATGAGGATTTGATCCTTCAGCCGCTGGCGCGCGCGTTGATCCCGACCGGCATTGCGGTAGCCTTGCCGCTCGGCTTCGAGGCCCAGATTCGGCCGCGCAGCGGCTTGGCGCTGCGTGACGGGGTCACTCTCGTCAATAGTCCGGGAACGATCGATTCCGACTATCGCGGCGAGATTCAGTTGATCGCCATCAATCTGGGAAAAGAGCCGGTCGTCATTCGCCGCGGCCAGCGGGTCGCGCAGATGATCGTGCAGCGCGTCTGCAGAGTGAAGTGGCAGGAGGTCGAGGAACTGCCGGCCTCGGAGAGACAAGGAGGCGGGTTCGGCCACACGGATAAAAAATAATGTTGAGTTTTTGATTTTGAATATTTTGAATGTTAAATTTCAAAAAAGAACTCCGATAAGTCAAAACTCAAAATTCATAATTCGAAATTCGGGTTTGAACCAGATGATTGCACGTTATACTCGACCTGAGATGGGCCGGATCTGGACCGAGGAAAACCAGTTTCAGAAATGGCTCGAAGTTGAGGTGCTAGCTACAGAAGCGCTGGCCGAGCTTGGACAGGTGCCAAAGAGCGCCGCCGCACGCATCCGAAAAAAGGCCCGCTTCAACGTCGCGCGCATCCGCAAGATCGAGGCGGAGGTCAAGCACGAGACGATCGCGTTTCTAAGCTCGGTGGCGGAGTACGTCGGCGGCGACGCGCGCTACATCCACGTCGGGATGACTTCCTCGGACGTGATCGACACGGCGTTTGCGTTGCAGCTCAAGGAAGCGTCCGCCATTCTCATCGAGGACGTCAAAGATCTGATCAAAATACTGCGGCGCCAGGCATTCAAATACAAAAACGTTCCGATGATCGGCCGCACGCACGGCGTCCACGCCGAGCCCATCACGTTCGGACTCAAGCTCGCGCTGTGGCACGAGGAGATGAAGCGCAACCTGGAGCGCTTGCAGAGCGCCGCCGCCGAGGTCAGCGTCGGCAAGATTTCCGGCGCGGTGGGAACTTTCGCCCAGATCTCGCCCAAGGTCGAAGCTTACGTCTGCCGGAAGAGCGGTCTCAAGGCCGCGCCGGTCTCGAATCAGATCATCCAGCGCGACCGCCACGCGGTTTTCTTCGCCACATTGGCCGTCATCGCCGGCTCCCTCGAAAAATTCGCCGTCGAAATTCGCCACCTGCAGCGGACCGAGGTCCAAGAGGCGGAGGAGCCATTCACGGCCGGGCAAAAAGGCTCGTCGGCCATGCCGCACAAGAGAAACCCGGTGCTGTCGGAAAATATTTCCGGCCTTGCACGGCTCATGCGCTCCTACGCCATGGCCGCGCTCGAAGACATAGCGCTGTGGCACGAGCGCGACATCAGCCATTCCTCGGTCGAGCGCGTGATCGCGCCCGACGCCACGATCCTGCTCGACTACATGCTCGGCCGGATCGCCTACGTGCTCGGCGATCTCGCCGTCTATCCGGAAAACATGAGGCGCAACCTCCAGAAGAGCGGCGGCGCGATTTTTTCCGAGCGGGTCTTGCTTCGATTGGTCGATAAAGGCATCGCGCGCGACCGGGCCTACCGCATGGTCCAGCGCCACGCGCTCAAAGTCGGCAAAGAGGGCGGCGATCTGAAGCGTGAGTTAATGGGCGATCCGGAGATCCGGCGCTATCTCTCCGCCCGCGAGATCGAGGACAGCCTGGACTTGAAGCACTATCTCAAGAACGTCGATACGATCTTCAAACGGGTGTTTTAACCGATCATGCGTGTTAAAATTTTTATCTCGTTCAAGGACGGCGTGCTGGACCCGCAGGGCAAGGCGGTCGAAAGATCGCTGCACACGCTCGGCTACGGCGAGGTCCGGGACGTGAGGATGGGAAAATATCTCGAGATCGAGCTGGAGGCCGCTGCGCGCGAGACGGCGGAGGCGCGCGTGCGCGAGATGTGCGACAAGCTGCTCGCCAATCCCGTGATCGAGGATTATAGATTCGAAATTCAGGAGTAATGCTATGCGCTGGGGAGTGATCGTGTTTCCCGGATCGTGCGACGACCACGACGTCTACGACTGCCTGAAGCGCGTGCTCAAGCAAAAGGTCGAGTTTCTCTGGCACAAGGACCGTCTCAACCGCAACATCGACTGCGTCGTGTTGCCGGGCGGGTTTTCCTACGGCGATTATCTCCGCTGCGGCGCGATGGGCCGCTTCTCGCCGATCATGCGGGACGTGATCGAGTTCGCCGGCCGCGGCGGACTCGTGCTCGGCATCTGTAACGGCTTTCAAACCCTCTGCGAGGCCGGCCTCCTTCCCGGAGCGCTCGTGCGCAACGCGTCGCTCCAATTTGTCTGCCGGCCGGTTTATCTCCGCGTCGAAGAGACCGACACGCCGTTTACCTCGGCGGCGAAAAAAGGACAGCTCTTGAAGCTTCCCGTGAAGCACGGCGAGGGCTGCTACTACGCGGACGATGTCACGCTCAAGCGCCTCAATAAAAACCGCCAGGTCCTGGTTCGTTACGTGGATGCCAAAGGCCGGCCGACGCCCGCCGCGAACCCCAACGGATCCATCGATAATATTGCCGGCGTCTGCAACGAGGGACGAAACGTATTCGGACTGATGCCGCATCCGGAGGACGCGAGCGAGAAAATCCTCGGCAGCGAGGATGGACTCAAAATCTTTTCTTCGATCGCCGCCGCGGGCGGCAAGCGCGAGAAGAAGGCATGGGCCGGGTAGCCGAAAAAGCTTTGTCCCAGACCGCGCTCACTCCCGAGGTCATCGCCGCCCATGGTCTCACGGACGAGGAGTACCGGAAGATCGTCGATCTTCTCGGACGCGAGCCGAACTACACCGAGCTCGGCGTCTTCTCGGTCATGTGGTCGGAGCATTGCAGCTATAAAAGCTCCCGTCTGTTCCTCAAACGACTTCCCACCGAAGGCAAAGCCGTGATCCAGGGGCCGGGAGAGAACGCCGGCGTCGTCGACATCGGCAGCGGTCTTGCCGCGGTCTTCAAGATGGAGAGCCACAACCATCCGTCGTTCATCGAGCCGTACCAGGGCGCGGCGACCGGCGTCGGCGGCATCCTGCGCGACGTCTTCACGATGGGGGCGCGGCCCGTCGCTTCTCTCAACTCGCTCCGCTTCGGCAGCTTCGATCATCCGCGCACGCGCTATCTCCTCGGCGGCGTCGTCGCGGGCATCGGCGGCTACGGCAACTGCATCGGCGTGCCGACCGTCGGCGGCGAAGTTTTCTTCGACGAATCCTACAACGCCAACATTCTGGTCAACGCCTTCACGCTCGGCATCGCCAAGAAGCAGCGCATCTTCAAGGGCCGTGCGACCGGAGTCGGCAACCCGGTGATCTACGTCGGCGCCAAAACCGGACGCGACGGCATTCACGGGGCGACGATGGCGTCCGAATCGTTCTCGGACGAGTCCGAGAAAAAAAGGCCGACGGTCCAGGTCGGCGATCCGTTTACGGAGAAGCTCCTGCTGGAAGCCTGCCTGGAGCTGATGAAAGGCGATCTGGGTGATCTCATTGTGGGCATTCAGGACATGGGCGCCGCCGGCCTCACCAGCTCGTCGGTGGAGATGGCGGACCGGGCCGGGACCGGCGTCGAACTCGAGCTGTCGCGCGTGCCGCTGAGAGAAACCGGCATGAGCCCTTACGAGATCCTGCTCTCGGAATCCCAAGAACGGATGCTCCTGGTGGCGAAAAAAGGCCGCGAGGCGGAGGTCAAGAAAATTTTTCAACGCTGGGACCTGGACGCGGTCGTGATCGGCAAGGTGACGAAGGACCGGACCTTCCGCGCCCTCTTCAACGGCGTCGAGGTCGCGCGGATTCCGGTAGCGGCGCTGACGTCCGCAGCGCCGGTTTACCAGCGACCGGCGGAGCGCCCGGTGGCTCTCGACGAGATTCAAAGGCTCAACCTAGACGAGATTCCGGCGCCGGCGAATCTGGAGACGGCGCTGAAGCTCTTGCTCGATTCGCCCAACATCGCGTCGAAGGAATGGGTTTACCGGCAGTACGACCACCTGGTGCGGAGCAACACGGTCGTCGGGCCTTCGGCCGACGCGGCGGTGATCCGGATCAAAGGCGTGAAGCAGGGGTTGGCCCTCACCGTGGACGGCAACGGGCGCTATTGCTTCCTCGATCCCTACGTCGGCGGAATTCTTGCCGTGTCGGAAGCGGCGCGCAATCTCGCCGCGGTCGGCGCGCGCCCGATCGGCTTGAGCGACTGCCTCAACTTCGGCAGCCCGGAGCGGCCGGAGGTGATGTGGCAGTTTTCCCAGGTCATCGAGGGCATGCGCGCCGCCTGCGCCGCCCTCGGAGTGCCGGTTGTGAGCGGCAACGTGAGCTTCTATAATGAAACCGATGGAGTGCCGATTTACCCCACGCCGACGATCGCGATGGTCGGTCTCCTGCCCAGGGTCGAGCGGCACGTCACGCCCTGGTTCAAGACGGTAGGGGACGTTATCGTGCTTCTCGGCCGGACGCGCGAGGAGCTCGGCGGCAGCGAGTATCTGAAGATCGTTCACGGGTTGGTCAAAGGGACGCCGCCGTGGATCGATTTGCGGCTGGAGCGGGCCGTGCAGCAGGCGTGCATCAACGCGATCGAGAAGGGGATCGTTCGCTCCGCGCACGACGTTTCCGACGGCGGCCTGGCGGTCGCGCTCGCGGAATGCTCGATCTCCGGGCCGGACAAGCCGCTCGGCGCGCGGATCGAGCTGCGCGAGATGATGCGGGGGGACGCGTTGCTCTTCGGCGAGTCTCAGTCGCGCATCGTCGTTTCGGTCCGGGAAAAAGATCTGGCGCGGCTCCGGCAAATCGCCGCCGAGGAGGGAGCGCCGATGCAGGTGCTCGGCGAGGTCGGAGGGTCGAGGCTGTCGATTCAGTCGCTCGTGCAGTTGCCGGTAGAAGAGATGCGGTCTATATGGGTGCACAGCCTGGAGCGGCGGCTGAAGGGAAAGGATGAAGGATGAGGATGAAATCAAAGTGGGGATAAGGTAAAGAGGTAAGGGATCAATGTTCGATAAGTTCCACGAAGAATGCGCGGTGATGGGCGTCTACGGCCATCCCGAGGCGGCCAACCTGGTCTATCTCGGCCTCTACGCGCTGCAGCACCGCGGCCAGGAATCTTCCGGCATCGTCTCGTCCGACGGCAAGATCCTGATCTCGCACCGGCAGATGGGACTGGTCGCGGACATTTACAAAGAAGACGTGATGCGGCGGCTCGAAGGGCCGAGCGCGATCGGCCACAATCGCTACTCCACCACCGGGCAGAGCCACCTGCGCAACGCGCAGCCGTTCGTTGTCGAATACTCCCAGGGCCCGATCGCCATCTCGCATAACGGCAATCTCGTCAACGCGCACGTGCTCCGCGAGGAGCTGGAAATCTCCGGCTCGATCTTCCAGTCCACCTCAGACACCGAGGTGATCATCCATCTGATCGCGACCTCCAAAGAACAGAGCCTGATGAGCCGCATCGTCGAGGCGCTCAGCCGCGTCCGCGGCGCGTACTCACTGCTCTTTCTCACGCCGGAGCGGATGATCGCCGCGCGCGATCCGAGCGGGTTCCGCCCGCTCGTCCTCGGCAAGCTCAAGTCGTCGACGCCGCGCGGCGGCTTTGTCGTCGCCTCGGAGACCTGCGCGTTGGACCTGATCGAGGCCGACTATCTGAGGGAAGT
This genomic window from Candidatus Binatia bacterium contains:
- a CDS encoding pitrilysin family protein, translating into MFKKTVLDNGIRILTREMPDARSVSLGIWVENGSRHESRQQNGISHFLEHLYFKGTERRNATQIAEEMDSVGGVLNAFTAKEYTCYYVKVLDENLSLAVDLLADIFLHSVFDPEEIERERTVILQEISQSEDTPDDYVHDLFSLDFFPDHPLGRPICGDAATVGNMHRDDFLNFVRERYLPGRVIVAAAGHLSHEYLAAEMSRRLGVVQSAESKIENLKSKIEGSPKLQAGIFQHAKALEQVHLCFGVGAIHQSHPKRYAAYVLNTILGGGMSSRLFQEIREKRGKAYSVYSFLSSYRDVGYLGIYAGTSLDWTEEVVELILSEMKRMGAGNIRNEEIERTKSQLVGNMILGLESSDSWMSHIAKDEIYFGKANSLEDIIQGVRSVSREEVVGLAASILRPEAMALTLLGDIDKKKLDLSSAFH
- the dut gene encoding dUTP diphosphatase, coding for MEEVRIQIKRVRTREEEFSLPAYMTEGSVGMDLGADLDEDLILQPLARALIPTGIAVALPLGFEAQIRPRSGLALRDGVTLVNSPGTIDSDYRGEIQLIAINLGKEPVVIRRGQRVAQMIVQRVCRVKWQEVEELPASERQGGGFGHTDKK
- the purB gene encoding adenylosuccinate lyase — its product is MIARYTRPEMGRIWTEENQFQKWLEVEVLATEALAELGQVPKSAAARIRKKARFNVARIRKIEAEVKHETIAFLSSVAEYVGGDARYIHVGMTSSDVIDTAFALQLKEASAILIEDVKDLIKILRRQAFKYKNVPMIGRTHGVHAEPITFGLKLALWHEEMKRNLERLQSAAAEVSVGKISGAVGTFAQISPKVEAYVCRKSGLKAAPVSNQIIQRDRHAVFFATLAVIAGSLEKFAVEIRHLQRTEVQEAEEPFTAGQKGSSAMPHKRNPVLSENISGLARLMRSYAMAALEDIALWHERDISHSSVERVIAPDATILLDYMLGRIAYVLGDLAVYPENMRRNLQKSGGAIFSERVLLRLVDKGIARDRAYRMVQRHALKVGKEGGDLKRELMGDPEIRRYLSAREIEDSLDLKHYLKNVDTIFKRVF
- the purS gene encoding phosphoribosylformylglycinamidine synthase subunit PurS — protein: MRVKIFISFKDGVLDPQGKAVERSLHTLGYGEVRDVRMGKYLEIELEAAARETAEARVREMCDKLLANPVIEDYRFEIQE
- the purQ gene encoding phosphoribosylformylglycinamidine synthase subunit PurQ, which codes for MRWGVIVFPGSCDDHDVYDCLKRVLKQKVEFLWHKDRLNRNIDCVVLPGGFSYGDYLRCGAMGRFSPIMRDVIEFAGRGGLVLGICNGFQTLCEAGLLPGALVRNASLQFVCRPVYLRVEETDTPFTSAAKKGQLLKLPVKHGEGCYYADDVTLKRLNKNRQVLVRYVDAKGRPTPAANPNGSIDNIAGVCNEGRNVFGLMPHPEDASEKILGSEDGLKIFSSIAAAGGKREKKAWAG
- the purL gene encoding phosphoribosylformylglycinamidine synthase subunit PurL, giving the protein MGRVAEKALSQTALTPEVIAAHGLTDEEYRKIVDLLGREPNYTELGVFSVMWSEHCSYKSSRLFLKRLPTEGKAVIQGPGENAGVVDIGSGLAAVFKMESHNHPSFIEPYQGAATGVGGILRDVFTMGARPVASLNSLRFGSFDHPRTRYLLGGVVAGIGGYGNCIGVPTVGGEVFFDESYNANILVNAFTLGIAKKQRIFKGRATGVGNPVIYVGAKTGRDGIHGATMASESFSDESEKKRPTVQVGDPFTEKLLLEACLELMKGDLGDLIVGIQDMGAAGLTSSSVEMADRAGTGVELELSRVPLRETGMSPYEILLSESQERMLLVAKKGREAEVKKIFQRWDLDAVVIGKVTKDRTFRALFNGVEVARIPVAALTSAAPVYQRPAERPVALDEIQRLNLDEIPAPANLETALKLLLDSPNIASKEWVYRQYDHLVRSNTVVGPSADAAVIRIKGVKQGLALTVDGNGRYCFLDPYVGGILAVSEAARNLAAVGARPIGLSDCLNFGSPERPEVMWQFSQVIEGMRAACAALGVPVVSGNVSFYNETDGVPIYPTPTIAMVGLLPRVERHVTPWFKTVGDVIVLLGRTREELGGSEYLKIVHGLVKGTPPWIDLRLERAVQQACINAIEKGIVRSAHDVSDGGLAVALAECSISGPDKPLGARIELREMMRGDALLFGESQSRIVVSVREKDLARLRQIAAEEGAPMQVLGEVGGSRLSIQSLVQLPVEEMRSIWVHSLERRLKGKDEG